In one window of Fulvia fulva chromosome 5, complete sequence DNA:
- a CDS encoding Quercetin 2,3-dioxygenase — protein MQSLTLLLAAFAPSVLSKVIEVTDALPDGAVPFVVRHLEGPKVLLADDVFRTLADTKNTISGSANAVAAGFSMLLTNGKPNDAVPPHYHVHWHETFLPMTGTVRVWANGKPRDLGAGDFAMVPGYANHSYQFVAEETEFLGMIQPAGFDEFFQKVSTQWNPEYNVPFPADQGIAFPAATFAQYAKAYDTVNMMQNEIGACDADWHASNSTLPANSTTPYFLANGAGPHYWYEQSGAVISPLATTVQTNGNFTISQVSMRKTAANATVRSWASKGHQFIYGMRGEVTFGVEGEDVKLIAGDSLFIPAYTNVTIKSSVNYNKFLWCSGGADDVDSQMIKQGVSWAYSTPPAH, from the exons ATGCAGTCGCTCACTTTGCTGCTTGCAGCATTCGCTCCTTCGGTACTGTCGAAAGTCATTGAGGTGACAGATGCCTTGCCTGATGGCGCTGTGCCGTTCGTGGTGAGACACCTCGAGGGCCCGAAAGTGCTGCTCGCGGACGATGTCTTCAGGACTCTGGCCGACACCAAGAACACCATCAGTGGCAGTGCGAATGCGGTTGCAGCTGGTTTTAGCATGCTGCTGACCAACGGCAAGCCAAACGACGCTGTGCCGCCTCATTAC CACGTTCACTGGCATGAGACCTTCCTGCCCATGACCGGCACAGTTCGAGTCTGGGCCAATGGCAAACCACGCGATCTCGGCGCAGGCGACTTCGCCATGGTGCCTGGCTATGCCAACCACTCCTACCAATTCGTGGCCGAGGAAACAGAATTCCTCGGCATGATCCAACCAGCAGGCTTCGACGAGTTCTTCCAGAAAGTCAGCACTCAATGGAATCCAGAATACAATGTCCCTTTCCCTGCAGACCAAGGCATCGCGTTTCCTGCGGCGACTTTTGCGCAGTATGCCAAGGCCTACGATACA GTCAACATGATGCAGAATGAGATTGGCGCTTGTGATGCGGACTGGCATGCGAGTAACTCGACTTTACCAGCAAATTCCACCACGCCGTACTTCTTGGCCAACGGTGCGGGTCCTCACTACTGGTATGAGCAGAGCGGCGCTGTTATCTCTCCTCTGGCCACCACTGTTCAGACCAATGGCAATTTCACGATCTCGCAAGTCAGCATGCGGAAGACCGCCGCCAACGCCACTGTACGATCGTGGGCGAGCAAGGGGCACCAGTTCATCTACGGCATGAGGGGTGAGGTGACCTTCGGTGTTGAGGGCGAGGATGTCAAGCTCATTGCCGGTGACTCGCTGTTCATTCCGGCGTACACGAACGTTACCATCAAGTCGAGTGTGAACTACAACAAGTTCTTGTGGTGCTCTGGTGGTGCAGATGATGTGGATAGCCAGATGATCAAGCAGGGTGTTAGCTGGGCCTACTCTACGCCACCGGCACATTGA